TGAGCACTTCGAGTTCCCTATGATCGTGTCAGGAAACAGAGGTTTTGATTTCACTTCGATATATGAACGGAATTTTAAGATTTCCTGTGGGATAATATACTCATTCAACCTACTTCAAATCCCTGAGCTTAAAAAGGAGCCCAAATGAAATCCGCAATGACTATTGCTATATTAGGGCTCATGCTGAACACACCAGCTCTTAGCCTAACGCCTCTTAGCCTAACGCCTCATCGGGCCTATTACCGTGTGAAGTTGTTTTCAGTCAAGCAAGACAGTGATATTGCCGATGCTCAAGGGTTAATGGTCCTTGAGATGGAAGATGTGTGTAACGGTTGGACTATCGAGCAAAATTCCATGACCCGGGTTCAATACAAATCGCGCCCTGCTGAGATTCTAAGGGCCAACTATGCAGCCTGGGAATCAAAAACTGGAGACAAGCTGAGATTTAATGCAACGCGAACTTATAACAATCGTTTCAAAGAAGGGGTGCAGGGGCAGGCTCATTTTTCTAACAGGAACGGTCGAATAAATTTTAACCAACCTGAGCGTAAGACCCTTCCCATTCAAGGGGGGACAATGCCGCCCGTTCAGCACATCCAAAGCTTAC
This region of Pseudomonadota bacterium genomic DNA includes:
- a CDS encoding DUF1849 family protein; the encoded protein is MKSAMTIAILGLMLNTPALSLTPLSLTPHRAYYRVKLFSVKQDSDIADAQGLMVLEMEDVCNGWTIEQNSMTRVQYKSRPAEILRANYAAWESKTGDKLRFNATRTYNNRFKEGVQGQAHFSNRNGRINFNQPERKTLPIQGGTMPPVQHIQSLLAAAHEGETMVSKHVFDGSFYGKPVTINAAIIPKKSVCGVASIKGVDKMAWPLRLAVFSSDGESSLPSFEIQQMMTDQGIMCTYRVDFGEYILEGTLEKVEFMPESACQNP